A section of the Thunnus albacares chromosome 6, fThuAlb1.1, whole genome shotgun sequence genome encodes:
- the mrps22 gene encoding 28S ribosomal protein S22, mitochondrial, with product MAGLGTVRCLFRSYYRVKNVQRSQQMLVRCSVRTLCSGTQDNALSDHAKPQFTDPAVQDILTRITGLDLQKVFRPIKQELRPPTYKLMTEDQLAQAVELATEQAKHLLKMPPVLPERKPIDDVLSEDKILDGMDTAKYVFTDITYNIPHRERFIVVREPNGTLRKASWEERDRLIQVYFPKEGRKLTAPLIFKEENLKMVFSQDRHEDVLNLCLVQFEPDSSEYIRVHAATYEDIDKHSKYELLRSTRHFGGMAWYLVNARRVDGLVVDMLKKELIQDAVSLVSLFHMIHPHSESAQEAASQQATGTDLLKIYAQKESQRSGYIELALQAYEQTAAESSAA from the exons ATGGCGGGGCTCGGTACGGTGCGGTGCTTATTTCGAAGCTACTATCGGGTGAAAAATGTCCAGAGGAGCCAGCAAATGTTGGTTAGATGTAGCGTCAGGACGCTTTGTAGCGGAACACAAGATAACG CCCTCTCAGACCATGCAAAGCCCCAGTTCACAGATCCAGCTGTGCAGGACATCCTCACCAGGATAACAGGCCTGGACCTGCAGAAAGTGTTCCGACCTATTAAACAGGAGCTGAGGCCGCCCACTTACAAACTCATGACCGAGGACCAGTTGGCACAG gcgGTGGAGTTAGCCACAGAGCAGGCTAAGCACCTGCTTAAGATGCCCCCTGTCTTACCAGAGAGGAAGCCCATCGACGATGTGCTGTCTGAGGACAAAATCCTGGATGGCATGGACACGGCCAAATACGTCTTCACAGACATCACCTACAACATCCCACACAGG GAGAGGTTCATTGTTGTACGAGAACCCAACGGGACTCTTAGGAAGGCAAGTTGGGAGGAGAGAGACCGGCTCATTCAGGTCTACTTCCCCAAGGAAGGACGCAAACTCACAGCACCTCTCATCTTCAAGGAGGAGAACCTCAAG atGGTGTTTTCTCAGGACCGTCATGAAGATGTGTTGAACTTGTGTCTGGTTCAATTTGAACCCGACTCTTCAGAATACATCAGG GTGCACGCAGCCACTTATGAAGACATAGACAAGCATAGCAAATATGAGCTGCTGCGCTCCACCAGACACTTTGGAGGAATGGCCTGGTACCTGGTGAATGCTCGCAGGGTGGATGGGCTCGTTGTGGACATGCTGAAGAAAGAACT gaTCCAGGATGCGGTGAGCCTTGTGTCTCTGTTCCATATGATCCACCCTCACAGTGAATCAGCCCAGGAAGCCGCCAGCCAGCAGGCCACTGGCACAGACCTGCTGAAG ATCTATGCCCAGAAGGAGTCGCAGAGGTCGGGCTACATCGAACTGGCCCTGCAGGCATATGAACAGACTGCTGCTGAGAGCTCGGCTGCCTGA
- the LOC122984136 gene encoding coatomer subunit beta'-like, with product MPLRLDIKRKLTARSDRVKSVDLHPTEPWMVASLYSGSVVVWNHETQTMVKIFEVCDLPVRVARFVARKHWVIAGSDDMHIRVFNYNTLERVHMFEAHSDYIRCIAVHPTQPYILTSSDDMLIKLWDWDRKWACTQVFEGHTHYVMQIVINPKDNNQFASASLDRTIKVWQLGSRTPNFTLEGHEKGVNCIDYYSGGDKPYLISGADDRLVKIWDYQNKTCVQTLEGHAQNVTCVSFHPELPIILTGSEDGTVRVWHSNTYRLENTLNYGMERVWCICGQPGSNSVALGYDEGSIIIKLGREEPAMSMDSSGKVMWARHSEVQQANLKAMGEAEVKDGEKLLLSIKDMGSCEIYPQTIQHSPNGRFVVVCGDGEYIIYTAMALRNKSFGSAQEFVWAHDSSQYAIREGNSMVKIFKNFKEKKAFKPDFGAEGIFGGFLLGVRSNSGLAFYDWENAELIRRIEIQPKHIFWSDSGELVCIATDESFFVLRYLPERVAAAQESKEEMTEDGIEDAFEVLGEVQEVVKTGVWVGDCFIYTSSVNRLNYYVGGEIITIAHMDRTMYLLGYIPKDDRLYLGDKELNVISYSLLLSVLEYQTAVMRRDFSTADKVLPTIPKEQRTRVALFLEKQGFRQQALAVSTDPDHKFELALQLGELKTAYQLALEAESEQKWKQLAELATTKCQFSLAQECLHQAQDYGGLLLLATASGNATMVGKLAEGAERDGKTNVAFLTYFMQGKLDKCLDLLIKTDRLPEAAFLARTYLPSHVPRVVKLWKESLSKVNQKAADALADPTQYSNLFPGLQQTLLAEQYLKETHVRVRPAAEYPLIMPNEDRNVLEESAGFVTKGEITEPEEVVESMDEALVAAAITEAAPTEAPLVEEPIPQEQGSIDAASTMEEESITTAAPTLPVTITEQHVDPELAPPVSSEVAAFEPEVEVEAEVEVEPSVSVEEPIVDIPPEEPEMEQSSPVEDIGSPVEEEVLEMSPETAVIPAACGSETSLSETTSETIMATEEAPSEAVVTETIATEDALVTTALTADIDVTASEAIVTEGMPVDEELEEDIVSSEAPTIIDAAAAAVQETPVTEEVPPPVAVEELITFDNTDSPVVDVLVPVPVQSFPDLADDPLLDPLGDAMPVLKPVSAQEEQTTALPVKPEDNLEPAVPLQAEPEVLSPAAAAPAVETVAKEAGPEGVEEPAEDLEAELNDEVLDDLDLENLDLEDIDTTDVNLDEDFLDD from the exons ATG CCTCTGCGGTTGGACATCAAGCGGAAGCTGACGGCTCGGTCCGACCGGGTGAAGAGTGTGGATTTGCATCCCACTGAGCCGTGGATGGTGGCCAGCCTCTACAGCGGCAGTGTGGTGGTCTGGAACCATGAGACACAG acGATGGTGAAAATCTTTGAGGTGTGTGATCTGCCTGTCAGAGTGGCCAGGTTTGTAGCCAGGAAACACTGGGTGATTGCTGGATCA GATGATATGCACATCCGTGTGTTCAATTACAACACTCTGGAGAGAGTTCACATGTTTGAGGCTCACTCTGACTACATCCGCTGCATCGCTGTCCACCCTACGCAGCCCTATATCCTCACCAGCAGTG ACGATATGCTGATCAAACTGTGGGACTGGGACAGAAAGTGGGCATGTACTCAGGTGTTTGAGGGACACACGCACTACGTCATGCAGATTGTCATCAACCCCAAAGACAACAACCAGTTTGCCAGCGCCTCGCTGGACAGAACTAttaag GTGTGGCAGCTGGGCTCCAGGACTCCTAACTTCACTCTGGAGGGCCATGAAAAGGGAGTGAATTGTATTGATTACTACAGCGGAGGAGACAAACCCTACCTCATATCAGGGGCTGATGACCGCCTGGTCAAAATCTGGGATTATCAG AACAAAACTTGTGTTCAGACCCTGGAGGGTCATGCCCAGAATGTGACCTGCGTCAGCTTCCACCCCGAGCTGCCAATCATCCTCACAGGCTCTGAGGACG GCACTGTTCGAGTGTGGCACTCCAACACCTACCGACTAGAAAACACACTCAACTATGGCATGGAGAGGGTGTGGTGTATCTGTGGCCAGCCTGGCTCCAACAGTGTGGCTTTGGGCTATGATGAAGGAAGCATCATCATCAAG CTGGGTCGGGAGGAGCCGGCCATGTCCATGGACTCCAGTGGGAAGGTCATGTGGGCTCGCCACTCTGAAGTGCAGCAGGCCAACTTGAAGGCCATGGGAGAGGCAGAGGTCAAGGAtggagagaagctgctgctgagtATCAAAGACATGGGTAGCTGTGAGATTTATCCCCAGACCATCCAGCACAGCCCCAACGGGAG GTTTGTAGTGGTGTGTGGAGATGGGGAGTATATCATCTACACTGCCATGGCCCTGAGGAACAAAAGCTTTGGCTCAGCTCAAGAGTTTGTTTGGGCGCATGACTCCTCACA GTATGCTATAAGGGAAGGAAACAGTATGGTCAAAATTTTTAAGAACTTCAAAGAGAAGAAGGCTTTCAAACCTGACTTTGGGGCTGAAG GTATCTTTGGTGGTTTCTTACTGGGAGTGAGGTCAAACAGTGGCCTGGCCTTCTACGACTGGGAGAACGCCGAACTGATCCGCCGCATCGAGATTCAACCGAAACAC ATCTTCTGGTCTGACTCTGGGGAGCTGGTGTGCATCGCCACAGATGAGTCTTTCTTTGTGCTGCGCTACCTGCCAGAGAGAGTGGCAGCGGCCCAGGAGTCCAAGGAAGAGATGACGGAAGATGGGATCGAGGACGCCTTTGAG GTGCTGGGGGAGGTCCAGGAGGTGGTGAAGACAGGCGTTTGGGTGGGAGACTGCTTCATCTACACCAGCTCTGTTAACAGACTCAACTACTATGTTGGCGGAGAGATTATCACCATTGCTCACATGGACAG GACCATGTATCTGCTGGGCTACATCCCCAAGGACGACCGTCTGTACCTTGGAGACAAGGAGCTGAATGTTATCAGCTActccctgctgctgtcagtaCTGGAATACCAGACAGCCGTCATGAGGAGGGATTTCAGCACGGCTGACAAGGTTCTCCCCACAATCCCCAAGGAGCAGAGGACTAGGGTAGCCCTCTTTTTGGAGAAACAG GGCTTCAGACAGCAGGCCCTGGCTGTGTCCACTGACCCAGACCATAAGTTTGAACTGGCTCTGCAGCTGGGAGAGCTCAAGACAGCCTACCAACTGGCCTTGGAGGCAGAG TCAGAGCAGAAATGGAAGCAGCTGGCAGAGCTTGCTACTACAAAGTGCCAGTTTAGTTTGGCTCAGGAGTGTCTACACCAAGCTCAGGATTATGGGGGATTATTGCTGCTGGCCACTGCCTCGGGCAACGCCACCATGGTGGGAAAACTGGCTGAGGGGGCAGAGAGGGATGGCAAGACCAACGTGGCCTTCCTCACCTACTTCATGCAGGGGAA ATTGGACAAATGTCTGGACCTTCTCATCAAAACAGATCGTTTGCCAGAGGCCGCATTCCTGGCAAGAACATATCTGCCCAGCCATGTGCCAAG GGTGGTGAAGCTGTGGAAGGAGAGTCTTTCCAAGGTCAACCAGAAGGCAGCAGATGCTCTGGCTGACCCCACCCAGTACAGCAACCTGTTCCCTGGCCTCCAACAAACCCTGTTGGCTGAGCAGTACCTAAAGGAGACTCATGTCAGGGTCAGACCTGCTGCAGAATATCCACTCATCATG CCAAATGAGGACCGTAATGTTCTggaggaatctgcaggttttgTGACAAAAGGAGAGATCACTGAGCCAGAG GAAGTGGTGGAGAGCATGGATGAAGCCCTTGTTGCAGCAGCAATAACAGAGGCTGCACCTACAGAAGCACCGTTAGTGGAAGAGCCCATACCCCAAGAGCAGGGGTCTATCGATGCTGCTTCAACAATGGAAGAAGAATCCATCACAACCGCAGCACCTACTCTGCCTGTCACCATAACAGAACAACATGTTGACCCAGAACTCGCACCACCAGTGTCCTCTGAGGTGGCTGCATTTGAAccggaggtggaggtggaggcggAGGTGGAGGTAGAGCCTTCAGTCTCAGTAGAGGAGCCTATCGTAGACATTCCCCCCGAAGAGCCAGAGATGGAGCAGTCCAGTCCTGTGGAAGATATTGGGTCTCCGGTTGAGGAGGAGGTTCTGGAAATGTCTCCAGAAACTGCTGTCATACCTGCTGCTTGTGGTTCTGAAACTTCTCTTAGTGAGACAACATCAGAAACCATCATGGCAACAGAAGAAGCACCAAGTGAGGCAGTGGTGACAGAAACCATAGCAACAGAGGATGCTCTAGTAACCACTGCTCTAACAGCTGATATTGATGTAACAGCATCAGAAGCTATAGTAACTGAGGGAATGCCTGTTGATGAAGAACTGGAAGAAGATATAGTCTCTTCAGAAGCACCAACCATTAtagatgcagcagcagcagcagtacaaGAGACTCCTGTTACCGAGGAAGTACCACCACCCGTAGCGGTGGAGGAGCTCATTACTTTTGATAACACAGACAGTCCAGTGGTGGATGTGCTTGTTCCAGTCCCAGTCCAGAGTTTTCCAGATTTGGCCGATGACCCACTTTTAGACCCACTTGGCGATGCGATGCCAGTATTGAAACCAGTCTCAGCACAAGAGGAACAAACCACAGCACTCCCAGTAAAGCCAGAGGACAACCTGGAACCTGCTGTGCCTCTGCAGGCTGAGCCAGAGGTTTTatccccagcagcagcagctcctgcagTGGAGACTGTGGCGAAGGAAGCAGGTCCTGAGGGAGTGGAGGAACCAGCAGAAGACCTTGAGGCGGAGCTGAATGATGAg GTGCTGGATGATCTGGATCTGGAAAATTTAGACCTGGAAGATATCGACACCACGGATGTCAACCTGGATGAAGATTTCTTGGATGACTAG
- the LOC122984128 gene encoding retinol-binding protein 2-like encodes MPADYNGRWEMVSNENFEEVMKALDIDFATRKIASHLHQTKVIVQNGDKFETKTLSTFRNYEVNFTIGEEFEEHTKGLDNRKVKTLVTWDGDKLVCVQKGEKENRGWKHWIEGDMLHQEITVLDKVCHQVFKKAQ; translated from the exons ATGCCTGCAGACTATAATGGACGTTGGGAGATGGTGAGCAACGAAAACTTCGAGGAAGTCATGAAGGCCCTCG ACATTGACTTTGCCACCAGAAAGATCGCTTCCCACCTGCATCAGACAAAAGTGATCGTCCAGAACGGGGACAAGTTTGAAACAAAGACCCTGAGCACCTTCAGGAACTACGAGGTCAACTTCACCATTGGAGAGGAGTTTGAGGAGCACACAAAGGGCCTGGACAACCGGAAGGTCAAG ACGCTGGTTACCTGGGATGGTGACAAGCTGGTGTGTGTTCAGAAGGGAGAGAAGGAAAATCGTGGCTGGAAACACTGGATCGAAGGAGACATGCTACATCAG gAAATCACTGTGCTCGACAAAGTCTGCCACCAAGTGTTTAAGAAGGCACAATAA